Proteins encoded together in one bacterium BMS3Abin11 window:
- the pulD gene encoding type II secretion system protein D precursor: MILVYLILKNMTHKYLNTANVALFSIAIMLITTVPSLALAQTPVNSPQQVLPNKARDKLTLNFQDADIRALINAVSKITGKNFVIDPRVKGKVTLISGEELGPDQIYEVFLSVLDVHNIVAIEANGLVKLLPKAVAKQFPTPIKFGKTGARGETQITEVYQLKYGSVRDIVPILKPLLPPTSHFAAHVPTNTIIITDTAANVNRILGIVAKLDQEETVGDTRVVYLQHAQAKDIVGLLTKLIVSYQKTGNPKAAQQKVSIQADEATNSLVIHAQEEQMKVIRKVIAQLDIRRAQVFVEAIIAEINEDRLGQLGISWEGTNINSNGQINGGTEYNIGKGGLRLGFLSGYVTSLTGDRIPEFQLILHALRTDSESNILSTPNLLTLDNEEAEIRVAQEVPFITGQFTTNVTTAVPRPTTPGTPGGGAVGPIVNPFQTIIRKDVGLILKIKPQVNAGNTIRLEISEELSNISKTRVQGAADLITNKRIVKTTVVVEDGQTIVLGGLILDDLSNTVDGVLGLSNIPFIGGFFRNKQKQQRKLNLMLFIKPTIIRTKSDMIGFTERKYGAMRSRQLDANGRSEYLIRDMSPSVMPPLNEVPVATPIEQAMHAEKKQKNKWWPSTPETCSEEDFADNPCPDD, encoded by the coding sequence ATGATACTGGTTTACCTGATCTTAAAAAATATGACTCATAAATATCTGAACACTGCTAATGTCGCGCTATTCAGCATAGCCATCATGCTGATAACCACAGTGCCATCGCTTGCCCTGGCACAGACACCAGTTAACAGCCCGCAACAGGTACTGCCCAACAAGGCCAGAGATAAACTGACGCTGAATTTTCAGGATGCGGACATCCGTGCCCTGATCAATGCCGTCTCCAAAATTACCGGCAAGAATTTTGTCATCGATCCGCGCGTTAAAGGTAAAGTGACACTGATATCGGGTGAAGAACTGGGGCCGGATCAGATCTACGAAGTCTTCCTGTCGGTACTGGATGTACATAATATCGTCGCCATTGAAGCGAACGGCCTGGTCAAGCTGCTGCCCAAGGCTGTGGCCAAACAATTCCCGACACCGATTAAATTCGGTAAAACGGGTGCGCGCGGAGAAACGCAGATCACTGAGGTCTACCAGCTGAAATACGGTTCGGTACGCGATATCGTACCGATTTTAAAACCTCTGCTACCACCAACCAGTCATTTCGCTGCGCATGTCCCGACCAACACCATCATCATTACCGATACCGCAGCAAATGTTAACCGTATTCTGGGAATTGTCGCGAAACTGGATCAGGAAGAAACGGTTGGTGACACCCGTGTCGTCTATTTGCAGCATGCACAGGCCAAGGACATCGTTGGCTTGCTGACTAAATTGATCGTTTCCTACCAGAAAACCGGCAACCCCAAGGCCGCTCAGCAAAAGGTCTCTATTCAGGCAGATGAGGCTACCAACTCATTGGTCATTCACGCCCAGGAAGAGCAGATGAAGGTGATCCGCAAGGTCATAGCTCAACTGGATATTCGCCGCGCGCAGGTTTTTGTCGAAGCCATTATCGCTGAAATCAATGAGGATCGGCTGGGTCAGCTGGGGATTTCCTGGGAAGGCACCAACATAAATTCAAACGGCCAGATCAACGGTGGGACTGAATACAATATTGGCAAGGGTGGACTCCGCCTTGGTTTTCTTTCAGGTTACGTCACCAGTCTGACTGGCGATCGGATACCGGAGTTCCAGCTCATTCTGCATGCCCTGCGCACAGACAGTGAATCCAACATTCTGTCGACGCCAAATCTTCTGACACTGGATAATGAGGAAGCCGAGATTCGTGTCGCCCAGGAAGTGCCCTTCATCACCGGCCAGTTTACGACCAATGTTACGACTGCCGTACCAAGACCAACCACACCCGGTACCCCTGGCGGGGGAGCTGTCGGTCCAATCGTCAACCCATTCCAGACCATCATCCGCAAGGATGTCGGCCTGATACTGAAAATCAAACCTCAGGTCAATGCCGGCAATACCATCCGCCTGGAAATCTCGGAAGAGCTATCCAATATAAGCAAGACGCGCGTTCAGGGTGCTGCGGATCTGATTACCAACAAGCGCATCGTAAAAACTACCGTGGTGGTTGAAGACGGCCAGACGATCGTGCTTGGCGGCCTGATACTGGATGACCTGTCGAACACCGTTGACGGAGTGCTTGGCCTGTCAAACATTCCCTTCATTGGAGGTTTTTTCCGCAATAAACAGAAGCAGCAGCGCAAGCTCAATCTGATGCTGTTCATCAAGCCCACCATCATCCGCACAAAAAGTGACATGATCGGTTTCACCGAGCGCAAATACGGGGCCATGCGGTCACGCCAGCTTGATGCCAATGGCCGGTCAGAATACCTTATTAGAGACATGTCACCTTCGGTTATGCCACCACTGAATGAAGTACCTGTGGCCACCCCCATTGAGCAGGCGATGCACGCTGAGAAAAAACAGAAAAATAAATGGTGGCCGAGTACACCAGAGACCTGCAGCGAAGAGGACTTCGCCGACAACCCCTGTCCTGACGATTAA
- the epsE_2 gene encoding type II secretion system protein E, with protein sequence MGLQDSHNENVVPATEYAAGIPYRFAREQNVLLTGISVQEDKRIASLCCPVAPPFTIVAELQRFLNAGIELKVINKDAFDSQLRRAYSRGQSEATQMAEDLSEDIDLDQLIQDIPQATDLLEEADDAPIIRLINALFNQAIREQASDIHVEAYENYSVVRFRIDGVLKDITNFHRGFHGAVASRLKVMAKLDIAEKRLPQDGRISLRVGDHAIDVRVSTLPTQHGERIVLRILDKQSSRFNIADLGMDENMRQRFRQLTRALHGMFLVTGPTGSGKTTTLYAGLSHIDRNQRNIITVEDPVEYDLEGIGQVHVNTKTGLTFASGLRSILRQDPDVVLVGEIRDLETAEIAIQASLTGHLVLSTLHTNTAIGAITRLQDMGVDSYLIASSLSGLLAQRLVRVLCKNCKKESPATAKELQMLDLENSADGTLYHPVGCTECNQTGFRGRIGIFELIVIGNNIKTMIHNGADEQALVKEIRKTSPSILSDGLGRVRQGVTSLDEVLRVTMYDQ encoded by the coding sequence ATGGGCCTGCAGGATAGCCACAATGAAAACGTCGTCCCGGCAACTGAGTACGCCGCCGGGATCCCCTACCGGTTTGCGCGGGAGCAGAATGTATTGCTGACCGGGATTAGTGTTCAGGAAGACAAAAGAATTGCCAGCCTGTGCTGTCCGGTCGCCCCTCCTTTCACTATCGTCGCTGAGCTGCAGCGGTTTCTCAATGCCGGCATTGAGCTCAAAGTTATTAATAAAGATGCCTTTGACAGCCAGTTGCGCAGGGCCTATAGCCGTGGCCAGTCAGAGGCGACACAGATGGCGGAGGATCTGAGTGAGGATATCGATCTCGATCAACTGATCCAGGACATTCCACAGGCCACCGACCTGCTGGAAGAAGCTGACGATGCCCCCATCATCAGGCTCATCAACGCGCTGTTTAATCAGGCCATACGCGAACAGGCCTCGGACATCCATGTCGAAGCCTACGAAAATTATTCGGTCGTGCGTTTCCGTATCGACGGGGTATTAAAAGACATCACCAATTTCCATCGCGGTTTTCATGGTGCGGTAGCTTCACGCCTGAAAGTCATGGCAAAACTCGATATCGCTGAAAAACGCCTGCCACAGGATGGTCGCATCTCCTTGCGTGTCGGCGATCATGCTATAGATGTCCGCGTTTCAACCCTGCCGACGCAACACGGCGAGCGTATCGTGCTGCGTATTCTTGATAAGCAATCGTCGCGCTTTAATATTGCCGATCTGGGCATGGACGAAAACATGCGGCAGCGCTTCAGGCAACTGACCCGCGCACTGCACGGTATGTTCCTGGTCACAGGGCCGACAGGCTCGGGTAAAACTACTACTCTGTATGCCGGCCTCAGCCATATCGACCGGAATCAGCGCAACATCATCACGGTCGAAGACCCAGTAGAGTATGATCTGGAAGGTATTGGCCAGGTACACGTCAATACCAAAACCGGACTGACCTTTGCCAGCGGCCTGCGTTCCATATTGAGACAGGACCCAGATGTCGTGCTGGTCGGTGAAATCCGTGATCTGGAAACAGCAGAGATCGCCATACAGGCCAGTTTGACCGGGCACCTGGTGCTGTCCACATTGCATACAAATACTGCTATAGGTGCTATCACCCGGCTACAGGATATGGGGGTAGACAGTTATCTGATTGCCTCCAGTCTGTCCGGACTACTGGCACAGCGGTTAGTGCGTGTGCTGTGCAAGAATTGCAAGAAAGAATCGCCTGCTACAGCAAAAGAATTACAGATGCTGGATCTGGAGAATTCCGCAGACGGCACTCTATATCATCCGGTCGGCTGCACAGAATGTAATCAGACTGGCTTTCGCGGTCGCATTGGCATCTTTGAGTTAATCGTCATCGGTAACAACATCAAAACCATGATACATAATGGTGCTGACGAACAGGCGCTGGTAAAAGAGATAAGAAAAACCAGCCCCTCCATCCTCAGTGACGGCCTCGGCCGGGTACGACAGGGCGTCACCAGTCTTGATGAGGTTTTGCGGGTGACGATGTATGATCAGTAG
- the epsF_3 gene encoding type II secretion system protein F — protein MGAYEYQALDEKGRTCKGVLTGDTPRQVRQMLREQGMHPLSLTPINENTRQGQTAPSRKRIPPAELAVITRQFATLLGAGLTIEESLEGLIEQSSNHRIRSILTAVRSSVMEGKSLSEAISLFPAAFPSLYRASLHAGEETGRLDLVLERLADYTENTTTLRRRIMIALIYPVILTVVAILIVTSLLTYVVPKVVKVFEESGQTLPLLTRGMIAISDFLQAWGIWILLAIVLGTIIFRLIFRQPGPKLALHHFILRMPLIGSIVRNLNTSTMARTLAIMSGSGVPLLSAMAASSHVVNNLAMRQAMEQARIDVGEGMSLNKALKKSGLFPPLLTQMVASGESSGRLDEMLEKSAQVQENELEARTSIMVGLFEPMMILVMGAIVLVIVLAILLPIFDLNELIYAR, from the coding sequence ATGGGCGCATACGAATATCAGGCACTGGATGAAAAAGGCCGTACCTGCAAAGGTGTACTGACCGGCGACACACCGCGCCAGGTACGGCAGATGCTGCGTGAACAAGGCATGCATCCCCTGTCATTGACTCCCATCAATGAAAATACCCGACAGGGACAGACCGCCCCCAGCCGCAAACGCATACCGCCGGCTGAACTGGCCGTCATTACACGTCAGTTTGCTACCCTGCTGGGTGCAGGATTGACAATTGAAGAATCACTGGAAGGCCTGATCGAGCAATCGAGCAATCATCGCATACGATCCATCCTGACCGCCGTTCGCTCTTCGGTAATGGAAGGAAAATCATTATCCGAAGCCATCAGCCTGTTTCCTGCCGCTTTTCCAAGTCTGTACCGGGCATCACTGCATGCCGGAGAGGAAACAGGGCGGCTGGATCTGGTACTTGAGCGGCTGGCAGATTATACCGAGAACACCACGACACTGCGCCGACGCATCATGATTGCCCTGATCTACCCGGTAATACTGACCGTAGTCGCCATCCTTATCGTCACCAGCTTACTGACCTATGTGGTACCCAAAGTTGTAAAAGTTTTTGAAGAATCCGGCCAGACCCTGCCGCTGCTGACTAGGGGCATGATCGCCATTAGCGACTTTCTTCAGGCATGGGGCATTTGGATACTGCTGGCAATAGTCCTCGGAACGATTATTTTTCGTCTCATTTTCAGACAGCCCGGCCCAAAACTGGCACTGCACCATTTTATTCTTCGCATGCCATTGATAGGTAGCATAGTCCGCAACCTCAATACATCAACGATGGCCCGCACACTGGCCATCATGTCAGGCAGCGGCGTACCCTTGCTATCCGCCATGGCGGCAAGTTCCCATGTGGTGAACAACCTGGCCATGCGCCAGGCAATGGAACAGGCAAGAATCGATGTCGGTGAAGGAATGAGCCTGAATAAAGCACTGAAAAAAAGCGGTCTGTTCCCACCGCTACTGACACAAATGGTAGCCAGTGGTGAATCCAGCGGCAGACTTGATGAGATGCTGGAAAAATCTGCCCAGGTACAGGAAAATGAACTGGAGGCCCGCACCTCCATCATGGTCGGCCTGTTTGAACCGATGATGATTTTGGTCATGGGTGCCATCGTGCTGGTCATCGTACTCGCTATACTGCTACCCATCTTCGATTTAAACGAGCTGATCTATGCCAGGTAA
- a CDS encoding putative type II secretion protein GspC, which produces MPGKKAADKMTAMLRSTAIYLLALALLTWAGLDVYQRYQFYQVRINKQQTQPTESNKILSLTAKNTKTVAKQYLFGRLLLDTQPVVLTQAPATKLNLKLIGVIAASEDGVSKVIIQIGNSNVDVYSVGDTLPKGNATIEKIEATQVLLRRNGKLESLAIIRPELENNGEIKD; this is translated from the coding sequence ATGCCAGGTAAAAAAGCAGCAGATAAAATGACGGCAATGCTTCGCTCCACCGCAATCTATCTGCTTGCACTGGCGCTGTTGACCTGGGCCGGGCTGGACGTCTACCAGCGTTACCAGTTTTATCAGGTGAGAATCAATAAACAGCAGACTCAACCAACTGAATCAAATAAAATCCTCTCACTAACGGCAAAAAACACTAAGACGGTCGCGAAACAATATCTTTTTGGCAGGCTACTGCTTGATACTCAACCAGTAGTCCTCACCCAGGCACCAGCAACAAAACTAAACCTGAAACTAATCGGGGTCATCGCAGCCAGCGAAGATGGCGTCTCCAAAGTCATCATCCAGATAGGCAACAGCAATGTCGATGTCTATTCCGTCGGCGATACACTACCAAAGGGAAATGCAACCATAGAAAAGATAGAAGCGACACAGGTGCTGCTCAGGCGGAATGGTAAGCTGGAGAGTTTGGCGATTATCAGGCCGGAACTGGAAAACAACGGCGAGATTAAGGATTAA
- the epsM gene encoding type II secretion system protein M, translating to MNALKEYWYKLPARDQRVLGIGILVVLSILLYSLLWVPMQDQLKRQRLQLVKYSEDLAWMQEQADMIRQLEQNKTGSGNSTDVPLLTIIDQTAKKLKLRDQIKQIQPGKESGTAKIWFDKVVFEDWLQWLDQISARGIEVTRVSITKSAQFPMVNIRLEVSL from the coding sequence ATGAACGCGTTAAAGGAATACTGGTATAAACTGCCTGCCAGAGATCAGCGAGTACTGGGGATTGGCATTTTAGTTGTTTTGAGTATCTTGCTGTATTCGCTGCTGTGGGTACCCATGCAGGATCAACTCAAACGCCAGCGGTTGCAGCTTGTTAAATATTCAGAAGATCTTGCATGGATGCAGGAACAGGCAGATATGATCCGCCAGCTCGAACAGAACAAAACTGGCAGCGGTAATTCTACTGATGTACCCTTGCTAACAATCATCGATCAGACAGCGAAAAAATTGAAACTGCGTGATCAGATAAAACAGATTCAACCCGGTAAAGAGAGTGGCACAGCAAAGATATGGTTTGATAAAGTCGTGTTTGAAGACTGGCTGCAATGGCTGGATCAGATCAGCGCCAGGGGAATTGAAGTAACCAGGGTTTCAATAACGAAATCGGCGCAGTTTCCGATGGTGAATATTCGGTTAGAAGTCTCTTTGTAG
- the epsL gene encoding type II secretion system protein L, translating into MALYFTTSSPYQWVNLGTKGVENSGVVETLSELPVDGQRCVAVVRGEQVVTRVEAIPVRNRARLMAAIPYAIEDSVISSVDDLHFLLLHTGEENRVTFAYVSRELMTSWLQQIHEAGISVDAMLPDYFLLPGAKPGTAVITLSENNRVLVRSGLYEGAVTDLENLPVWLNEQDKETTLLIDERLEALLPDGIDQQLIKTEIGTGLSDWLSQQAPDNGAGLLNGEFTQGSKHSFLKRYWPAVAIIALAGFVKLASDVGELVWLRETNTQLELSMQSLYQELFPGSKLLPGRARVQTKNKIDSLQNRVTENDFTYLLVTTASLLKGQQVVVEELNYRDGDLTAVLTLDDFAHLDRIRERLQNNRSIEVSLKQSGARGSKVQARFEISRAAT; encoded by the coding sequence ATGGCCCTCTACTTCACAACATCCTCCCCCTACCAATGGGTAAACCTTGGCACTAAAGGCGTCGAGAATTCCGGTGTGGTTGAAACTCTGTCTGAGCTGCCTGTTGACGGGCAGCGTTGTGTGGCGGTTGTGCGGGGTGAGCAGGTGGTGACTCGGGTTGAGGCGATCCCAGTGAGGAACCGGGCGAGGCTGATGGCGGCGATTCCCTATGCTATTGAAGACAGTGTGATCAGTTCGGTTGATGATTTGCATTTTCTGCTGCTGCATACGGGAGAAGAAAACAGGGTTACTTTTGCTTACGTCAGCCGCGAATTGATGACTTCCTGGCTGCAGCAGATTCATGAAGCCGGTATCAGTGTTGATGCCATGTTGCCTGATTATTTTCTGTTGCCGGGCGCGAAGCCCGGGACTGCAGTCATCACGCTGTCCGAGAATAACCGTGTATTGGTCAGGTCTGGTTTGTATGAGGGTGCGGTGACTGATCTTGAGAATCTACCGGTCTGGTTGAATGAGCAGGATAAAGAAACAACTCTGCTTATTGATGAACGGCTTGAAGCTCTGCTGCCTGATGGAATAGATCAACAGCTAATTAAGACTGAAATTGGAACTGGTCTGTCGGACTGGCTTTCGCAGCAGGCACCTGATAATGGTGCCGGCCTGTTGAATGGAGAATTCACGCAGGGCAGCAAGCACAGCTTTTTGAAACGGTACTGGCCTGCGGTTGCGATAATTGCGCTGGCGGGTTTCGTAAAACTGGCTAGTGATGTCGGTGAACTGGTCTGGTTGCGAGAAACAAATACACAACTCGAACTATCTATGCAGTCTCTTTATCAAGAGCTGTTCCCGGGTTCAAAATTACTGCCTGGTCGAGCACGCGTACAGACAAAAAATAAAATAGACAGCCTGCAAAATCGGGTTACCGAAAATGATTTTACCTACCTGCTGGTGACTACTGCCAGTCTGTTAAAAGGCCAGCAAGTTGTTGTTGAAGAACTGAATTATCGGGATGGGGATTTAACTGCCGTTCTGACACTGGATGATTTCGCGCACCTGGATCGAATACGGGAACGGTTACAGAACAACAGATCCATCGAGGTTAGCCTGAAACAATCAGGTGCCCGTGGTAGCAAGGTGCAGGCACGTTTTGAGATCAGCAGGGCGGCTACATGA
- the gspK gene encoding putative type II secretion system protein K yields the protein MALLIVLFILVIMITTAAWLSEDILLQLRTTENTRNSSQAWQTLLGSEAWAVSVLIKDSLESKSDHPGEAWNSLGPGVEIEQGSLQTVIEDMQGRLNLNNMIDESRIIPPQTGNKPDPRIWTQAFRRLLISLELNPLLSDAVLDWLDPDQDVRSTSGAEDIEYLNMTPPYRAANRAFSDISELLQVKGFDKKTVQKLAPFIAALPANNIRININTAPAGLLRILGKNLLSIDESQRLVSDRPKANGYTVEEFLQHDMMAGEQDIATPLITNQSSYFLIKSSTEIGRTRAKINSLVERKNGKIGVVRRRPVL from the coding sequence ATGGCACTGCTCATTGTGCTGTTTATCCTGGTCATAATGATCACTACAGCCGCATGGTTGTCTGAAGATATACTGCTGCAACTGCGTACAACAGAAAACACCCGAAACAGTAGCCAGGCCTGGCAGACCCTGCTGGGCTCAGAGGCCTGGGCGGTTAGTGTGCTGATTAAAGATAGTCTGGAGAGCAAGAGCGATCACCCGGGAGAAGCCTGGAATAGCCTGGGACCGGGCGTTGAAATCGAACAGGGCAGCCTGCAGACCGTAATTGAGGATATGCAGGGACGGCTAAACCTGAATAATATGATAGACGAATCCCGCATTATTCCACCACAAACGGGTAACAAACCTGATCCACGGATCTGGACGCAGGCCTTTCGCCGGCTGCTGATTTCTCTGGAGTTGAATCCCCTGTTGTCTGATGCAGTGCTGGACTGGTTGGATCCTGATCAGGATGTACGAAGTACCAGCGGTGCAGAAGATATCGAATACCTCAATATGACACCACCCTATCGCGCAGCGAATCGTGCTTTCAGCGATATTTCTGAATTGCTGCAGGTGAAAGGTTTTGACAAAAAAACGGTGCAGAAGCTCGCCCCGTTTATTGCAGCACTGCCTGCCAACAATATCCGCATCAATATAAATACCGCCCCCGCAGGTTTACTGCGTATTTTAGGTAAGAATCTTTTATCGATTGATGAGAGCCAGAGACTGGTCAGCGATCGCCCAAAGGCTAATGGCTATACGGTAGAGGAATTTCTGCAACATGATATGATGGCAGGCGAACAGGATATTGCCACTCCCCTGATAACGAACCAGAGCAGCTATTTTCTGATAAAAAGCAGTACGGAAATCGGCAGGACAAGGGCTAAAATTAATAGCCTGGTTGAAAGGAAGAATGGGAAGATTGGGGTGGTTAGGCGGAGGCCGGTTCTTTAA
- the xcpW gene encoding type II secretion system protein J precursor has protein sequence MKHSRAFTLLEMVVAIGIFAVIAVVSYASLNRFLDNSAVLEAELDELRQLQLAFSLLEQDMRFMSQRIVRDAYGDQEPLLILNNINVAGELLRFTTARRNVTLAGESTLQRAAYRWENGDLIRINWRVLDRDQGAREIKHLLLTDVESITVNVLQNLNGSMLSSSSWEAVDKLPDGVEWQIRMANGKQYRRVFEIKHAL, from the coding sequence ATGAAACATAGCCGCGCCTTCACCCTGTTAGAGATGGTCGTCGCTATCGGTATCTTTGCCGTCATTGCCGTGGTCAGTTATGCCAGCCTTAATCGCTTTCTTGATAATAGTGCTGTGCTGGAGGCAGAGCTCGATGAGCTGAGGCAACTGCAGCTTGCGTTCAGTCTGTTGGAGCAGGATATGCGCTTCATGTCGCAGCGTATCGTGCGTGATGCTTACGGTGATCAGGAACCGTTATTAATTCTCAATAATATAAATGTTGCCGGTGAACTGCTGCGTTTTACCACGGCACGGCGCAATGTCACGCTGGCAGGAGAAAGTACGTTGCAGCGTGCGGCCTACCGTTGGGAAAATGGCGATCTCATACGGATAAACTGGCGGGTGCTGGATCGTGATCAGGGTGCGCGCGAGATAAAACATCTGTTGTTGACGGATGTGGAGAGTATCACCGTGAACGTGCTACAGAATCTCAATGGATCGATGCTGTCTTCGTCAAGCTGGGAAGCTGTAGACAAGTTGCCTGATGGGGTGGAATGGCAGATTCGTATGGCGAACGGTAAGCAGTACCGGCGTGTCTTCGAGATAAAACATGCATTGTAG
- a CDS encoding bacterial type II secretion system protein I/J, with protein sequence MRSGKWKSVQCSKRPGLCQGFTLLEVIIALGIVAVGILAVSRAITGYAETTATLEQRMVANWVAANRLETLRILAIKPVPGTEQGSEEMAERVWYFRETTSTTADPLLFRLDVVVFTDRDETEEAGMLTGYLLDTPEVINTEIAPAPGPDGGQPPPVSPSIKREAP encoded by the coding sequence ATGAGAAGCGGAAAATGGAAATCAGTGCAGTGCAGTAAACGACCAGGATTGTGTCAGGGCTTCACGCTGCTTGAGGTCATTATCGCGCTCGGTATTGTTGCTGTCGGCATACTTGCAGTCTCGCGAGCCATTACCGGCTATGCAGAGACTACTGCCACACTAGAGCAGCGCATGGTCGCCAACTGGGTGGCCGCCAACCGCCTTGAAACACTCAGAATACTAGCTATTAAGCCTGTTCCCGGTACGGAGCAAGGATCAGAAGAGATGGCTGAAAGAGTCTGGTATTTTCGAGAAACTACAAGCACTACCGCAGACCCCTTACTTTTTCGCCTGGATGTTGTTGTCTTTACTGACAGGGATGAGACAGAAGAGGCCGGCATGTTGACGGGTTACTTACTGGATACACCGGAAGTTATAAACACAGAGATCGCCCCCGCGCCGGGTCCGGACGGAGGCCAGCCCCCGCCAGTCAGCCCGTCGATCAAAAGAGAGGCGCCATGA
- the xcpT gene encoding type II secretion system protein G precursor translates to MKQKGFTLIEIMVVIVIIGLLATLVLPRVMGRQEQAFIAKAQSDIQALASALKFYKLDNFTYPSTDQGLAALVTRPTGDPVPKHWKKDGYIERLPQDPWGNPYQYLYPGERMEFEIWSYGTDGVEGGEEGAADIGNWDAN, encoded by the coding sequence ATGAAACAAAAAGGATTCACTCTAATCGAAATCATGGTCGTGATTGTCATCATCGGCCTGCTTGCGACGCTTGTGCTACCTCGTGTTATGGGGCGGCAGGAACAGGCATTTATTGCCAAGGCACAAAGCGATATTCAGGCACTTGCCAGCGCACTTAAATTCTATAAGCTGGATAACTTCACCTATCCGAGCACAGACCAGGGCCTGGCGGCGCTGGTAACGCGCCCTACCGGAGACCCGGTGCCCAAACACTGGAAAAAAGACGGTTATATCGAACGCCTGCCACAGGATCCCTGGGGTAACCCGTATCAATATCTCTATCCCGGTGAACGCATGGAATTTGAAATCTGGTCTTATGGCACCGATGGCGTGGAAGGCGGGGAAGAAGGCGCGGCAGATATTGGGAATTGGGATGCCAACTGA